One region of Halomonas huangheensis genomic DNA includes:
- a CDS encoding 4a-hydroxytetrahydrobiopterin dehydratase yields the protein MSQLSEQQCEACSWDAPRATDSEIEQWRASIPEWQIIERDGIMQLERSFKFRNFRQALEFTNKVGEIAEEVGHHPALLTEWGKVTVTWWSHEMKGLHKNDFILAARTDEVASTDEVAK from the coding sequence ATGAGCCAACTATCTGAACAACAGTGTGAAGCCTGCAGCTGGGACGCTCCCCGTGCCACTGACAGCGAAATCGAACAGTGGCGCGCCAGCATCCCTGAGTGGCAGATCATCGAGCGTGATGGCATCATGCAGTTGGAACGCAGCTTCAAGTTCCGCAACTTTCGTCAGGCCCTCGAGTTCACCAACAAGGTCGGCGAGATCGCTGAGGAAGTAGGCCATCACCCTGCTCTGCTCACTGAGTGGGGCAAGGTAACGGTCACCTGGTGGTCTCACGAAATGAAGGGCCTGCACAAGAATGATTTCATCCTGGCAGCCAGAACCGATGAGGTAGCCAGTACTGACGAGGTAGCCAAGTAA
- the phhA gene encoding phenylalanine 4-monooxygenase gives MNAPQSMAGRATTEIASKGTAYQARMPDENGIIHWSDEENHTWQQLMERQLALIEGRVCQQYLDGLERLALPSEHIPQLADVDRVLREATGWETAQVPALIPFDTFFELLANRRFPVATFIRTPQEMDYLKEPDIFHEIFGHCPMLTNPAFAEFTAIYGQLGLKAEPRDRVFLARLYWLTVEFGLVDTPEGRRIYGGGIISSPKETLHALSDSPEHSPFDAVDALRTPYRIDILQPLYYVLDSLDSLHDLAQRDIMALVEQARELGLFEPRFPPKPSNH, from the coding sequence ATGAATGCACCGCAGTCGATGGCCGGCCGAGCGACGACCGAGATTGCCTCCAAAGGCACTGCCTATCAGGCACGCATGCCCGACGAAAACGGCATTATTCACTGGAGTGACGAGGAAAATCATACCTGGCAGCAACTGATGGAGCGTCAACTGGCGCTGATCGAGGGGCGCGTATGTCAGCAATACCTGGATGGGCTTGAGCGACTCGCGCTACCCAGCGAGCATATTCCACAACTCGCTGATGTCGACCGGGTGCTGCGCGAGGCAACCGGCTGGGAAACCGCCCAGGTACCGGCTCTGATCCCCTTCGACACCTTCTTTGAGTTGCTGGCCAATCGACGCTTTCCGGTGGCGACCTTCATTCGTACACCTCAGGAAATGGACTACCTCAAGGAACCGGATATCTTTCATGAGATATTCGGCCACTGCCCAATGCTGACCAATCCGGCCTTTGCCGAATTCACCGCCATCTATGGCCAACTCGGACTCAAGGCCGAACCCAGGGACCGAGTTTTTCTGGCACGCCTGTACTGGCTGACCGTCGAATTCGGGCTGGTCGATACGCCGGAAGGACGGCGTATCTATGGCGGAGGCATCATCTCTTCACCGAAGGAAACGCTTCACGCCCTTTCGGATAGCCCGGAGCACTCACCTTTCGATGCTGTGGATGCCCTGCGTACACCGTACCGCATCGACATTCTGCAACCGCTCTACTACGTTCTCGACAGCCTCGACTCACTACACGATCTTGCACAACGCGACATCATGGCACTGGTTGAGCAGGCACGTGAACTGGGACTGTTCGAGCCTCGCTTTCCTCCCAAACCCAGCAATCACTGA
- a CDS encoding sigma-54-dependent transcriptional regulator: MRLRFHCQNRIGILRDIVAHFADYGLNVARGEVGGEHGNAIYLLVPNLLNAQLATLKPELEAVAGVFGVRRVSLMPSERRHLELDALLSSLTDPVMSIDMEGHLVAANRAASQLLGVRVDEVPGLSLDRYLPDLDLPELIRRNNARVNGLRIHLREATFLADIAPLHRENHDDVASLAGAVVTLHSVDRIGERIYQVQRQEFRGFETMFSASPRLSILIHEARRMAPLDAPLLISGETGTGKELLARACHLASRRGQSPFMALNCAGLPESMAETELFGYAPGAFDGARPEGKLGLLELTAGGTIFLDEVGEMSPRMQAKLLRFLQDGGFRRVGSDEETFLDVRVICATQQDLLALSQNGEFRQDLYHRLNVLSLAVPSLRECLDGIEPLANHFVDRASRQIGCRLPTLSPAAVSRMLNYHWPGNIRQLENVLFQAVSLCETGVIESSHLRLPDAGMAAGLSGIDLEGSLGDIVADVERRVLSALYPQHPSSRQLAKRLGVSHTTIANKLNRYGIGQPDGDS, encoded by the coding sequence ATGCGTTTGAGATTTCACTGCCAGAATCGCATCGGCATTCTGCGCGATATCGTGGCTCATTTTGCCGACTACGGGCTGAATGTGGCACGTGGTGAAGTCGGTGGTGAACATGGCAATGCCATCTATCTGCTGGTGCCCAATCTGCTCAATGCACAGCTGGCGACCCTCAAGCCAGAATTGGAAGCAGTGGCCGGAGTGTTCGGTGTACGCCGGGTGAGTCTGATGCCGAGTGAGCGCCGACACCTGGAGCTGGATGCGTTGCTGTCATCGCTCACCGACCCGGTAATGTCGATTGATATGGAAGGACATCTGGTCGCCGCCAACCGCGCTGCCAGTCAGTTATTGGGCGTGCGGGTTGATGAGGTTCCGGGATTATCGCTGGATCGCTATCTGCCGGACCTTGACCTGCCCGAACTGATTCGTCGCAATAATGCGCGAGTCAACGGGCTGCGTATTCACCTGCGTGAGGCAACGTTCCTTGCGGATATCGCGCCGTTGCACCGGGAGAATCATGACGATGTGGCCTCGCTGGCAGGAGCGGTAGTCACCCTGCACAGCGTCGATCGTATCGGCGAACGCATCTACCAGGTTCAGCGTCAGGAGTTTCGTGGTTTCGAGACCATGTTCTCTGCCAGTCCGCGCCTTTCGATATTGATCCATGAGGCACGACGCATGGCGCCGCTCGATGCCCCATTACTGATCAGCGGGGAGACGGGAACCGGCAAGGAACTGTTGGCACGTGCCTGCCATCTCGCCAGTCGTCGCGGTCAGTCGCCGTTCATGGCCCTGAATTGTGCGGGACTCCCAGAGTCGATGGCCGAAACCGAGCTGTTCGGATATGCCCCCGGTGCCTTCGATGGTGCTCGCCCTGAAGGCAAGCTGGGTCTGTTGGAATTGACGGCGGGTGGCACCATCTTCCTCGACGAAGTCGGTGAGATGAGCCCGCGCATGCAGGCCAAGCTGCTGCGCTTTCTTCAGGACGGAGGTTTTCGCAGGGTCGGCAGTGACGAGGAGACTTTCCTCGACGTCAGAGTGATCTGTGCCACTCAGCAGGATCTGTTGGCGCTGAGTCAGAATGGTGAGTTTCGCCAGGACCTTTACCACCGCCTCAATGTGCTGTCTCTGGCAGTGCCGTCGCTGCGTGAATGTCTGGATGGTATCGAGCCGCTGGCGAACCATTTCGTTGATCGGGCGTCGCGCCAGATCGGTTGCCGCTTACCAACGTTGTCACCCGCAGCGGTGTCGAGAATGCTCAACTACCACTGGCCGGGCAATATTCGTCAGCTGGAAAACGTGCTGTTTCAAGCAGTATCGCTGTGCGAAACGGGAGTGATCGAGTCATCGCATTTGAGGTTGCCGGATGCCGGGATGGCGGCAGGGTTGTCGGGAATCGATCTCGAGGGCAGTCTGGGTGATATCGTCGCAGACGTGGAACGCCGAGTGCTCAGTGCACTCTATCCGCAGCATCCGTCCAGTCGACAATTGGCCAAACGGCTCGGGGTGTCGCATACCACCATCGCCAACAAGCTCAATCGCTATGGTATTGGCCAACCGGACGGTGATTCCTGA
- the cfa gene encoding cyclopropane fatty acyl phospholipid synthase — MTSDSRPHPIALPDTRARRVVERLLEGSGVGLNGSSPEDIKVYHPDLFSRILRQGTLGLGEAYMDGWWEAERIDKLAHRLLIHGLGERAHTNSERLMYRLQAGLFNLQSKARAWIVGEAHYDMGNDLFERMLDPTMCYSCGYWKEASNLHEAQLAKLELACRKLQLRPGMTLLDIGCGWGSMAEHAARHHGVKVTGITISKEQAKLAQERCQGLPVDIQLTDYRDLEGCYDRIVSIGMFEHVGQRNYDSYFATIDRLLADDGTFLLHTIGANSSHISADPWINRYIFPNGVLPSMRQIAEASEERLITEDWQNFGPDYDRTLLAWLDNLDTHWYQIAHHYDERTYRMFRYYLSVCAGAFRARNIQLWQAVFSRGLPNRYDAPR; from the coding sequence ATGACCAGCGACTCCCGCCCCCACCCTATCGCGCTGCCCGACACCCGTGCTCGTCGAGTTGTGGAGCGCCTGCTTGAAGGTTCTGGCGTCGGGCTCAACGGCTCTTCCCCTGAGGATATCAAGGTCTATCATCCGGACCTGTTTTCACGAATATTGCGCCAGGGCACTCTCGGGTTGGGCGAAGCCTATATGGATGGCTGGTGGGAAGCCGAGCGCATCGACAAGCTCGCCCACCGCCTGCTGATTCATGGCCTTGGTGAGCGCGCCCATACCAACTCGGAACGCCTCATGTATCGTCTACAGGCCGGCTTGTTCAATCTGCAGAGCAAGGCCCGCGCCTGGATTGTCGGAGAGGCCCATTACGACATGGGCAACGATCTCTTCGAACGCATGCTCGATCCAACCATGTGCTACTCCTGCGGTTACTGGAAAGAAGCCAGCAACCTGCATGAAGCTCAACTGGCCAAGCTCGAGCTGGCCTGCCGCAAGCTACAGCTTCGCCCCGGTATGACGCTACTCGACATCGGTTGTGGCTGGGGTAGCATGGCGGAACACGCGGCACGCCATCACGGCGTCAAGGTCACGGGTATCACGATCTCGAAGGAGCAGGCAAAGCTGGCTCAGGAGCGCTGTCAGGGTTTGCCAGTGGATATCCAACTGACCGACTATCGCGATCTGGAAGGCTGTTATGACCGCATCGTGTCGATCGGTATGTTCGAGCATGTCGGACAGCGTAACTATGACAGCTATTTCGCCACCATCGATCGACTGCTGGCCGATGACGGCACCTTCCTGTTGCATACCATCGGCGCCAACAGCTCTCATATCTCTGCCGACCCATGGATCAATCGCTATATCTTCCCCAATGGTGTGCTGCCCTCGATGCGCCAGATCGCCGAAGCAAGCGAAGAACGACTGATCACCGAGGACTGGCAGAACTTCGGCCCAGACTATGACCGGACTCTGCTGGCGTGGCTGGATAACCTCGATACCCATTGGTACCAGATCGCCCATCATTACGATGAGCGCACCTACCGAATGTTCCGCTACTACCTATCGGTGTGCGCAGGCGCCTTCCGAGCACGTAATATACAACTGTGGCAAGCCGTGTTCTCACGCGGCTTGCCCAATCGCTACGACGCGCCGCGCTAG
- a CDS encoding MTH1187 family thiamine-binding protein — protein MQVIVDLCVVPLGVGVSVSEHVTACQHEIEASGLQHQMHAYGTNIEGPWDEVMAVVKRCHERVHEMGAPRITTTLKLGTRTDRHQSMQDKVDSVRQRMQQT, from the coding sequence ATGCAGGTAATCGTTGACCTTTGTGTTGTTCCTCTTGGGGTCGGGGTTTCGGTATCCGAGCATGTCACGGCCTGCCAGCATGAGATCGAGGCATCCGGCTTGCAACACCAGATGCATGCCTATGGCACTAACATCGAAGGCCCATGGGATGAGGTGATGGCGGTGGTCAAACGCTGTCATGAGCGGGTTCATGAAATGGGCGCTCCACGGATTACCACCACGCTCAAGCTCGGTACGCGGACCGATCGCCATCAGTCCATGCAGGACAAGGTTGATAGTGTTCGACAGCGGATGCAGCAGACCTGA
- a CDS encoding LysR family transcriptional regulator ArgP, whose protein sequence is MLDYKLLEALGAVMHHQGFERAARHLGLTQSAVSQRIKLLEARLGQPVLVRGNVPEATDLGRRLLNHVQQVQLLEEELTTSLPQFAGTERHLRVAINADSISTWWPEAMGTFMRDHPMTLDLVIEDQDVGLQRMRHGEVAACLCASQQPVQGTRVVALGKMRYRSLAHPEFVKRYLPDGPTAKDLARSPAIVFDLNDQLQHRCLAEFGIAGPFPHHFCASTEGFIQLVRAGIGWGMMPELQVANLIETGELVDLVPGYYLDVPLYWHYWRLGGESLDALARHLEREARRVLVQDDV, encoded by the coding sequence ATGCTGGATTACAAACTGCTGGAAGCCTTGGGTGCGGTAATGCATCACCAAGGATTCGAGCGTGCCGCTCGCCACCTGGGCCTGACCCAGTCAGCGGTATCGCAACGTATCAAGTTACTCGAAGCTCGGCTGGGGCAACCGGTTCTGGTTCGCGGCAACGTTCCTGAGGCCACCGACCTTGGACGACGACTGCTCAATCATGTCCAGCAGGTGCAACTGCTCGAGGAAGAACTGACGACATCTCTGCCGCAATTCGCGGGGACGGAGCGTCACCTGCGCGTGGCCATCAACGCCGACAGCATCTCTACCTGGTGGCCAGAGGCGATGGGCACCTTCATGCGCGACCACCCGATGACTCTTGACCTTGTGATAGAGGACCAGGATGTTGGTCTACAGCGCATGCGTCATGGCGAAGTCGCTGCCTGTTTATGTGCCAGCCAGCAACCCGTGCAAGGCACTCGTGTGGTAGCACTGGGAAAGATGCGTTACCGCTCGCTGGCCCACCCCGAGTTCGTGAAACGGTACCTCCCCGATGGCCCGACTGCGAAGGACCTGGCACGCTCACCAGCCATCGTTTTCGATCTCAACGACCAACTTCAGCACCGCTGCCTGGCAGAATTCGGCATCGCTGGGCCCTTCCCGCATCACTTTTGTGCTTCAACCGAAGGGTTCATCCAACTGGTTCGAGCCGGTATCGGCTGGGGCATGATGCCCGAGCTACAGGTCGCCAACCTGATTGAAACGGGAGAACTCGTCGACCTGGTACCAGGCTATTACCTCGATGTGCCTCTTTACTGGCACTACTGGCGACTGGGCGGCGAGTCCCTCGACGCCCTCGCTCGCCACCTGGAACGCGAAGCCCGTCGCGTGCTGGTTCAAGACGACGTCTGA
- a CDS encoding LysE/ArgO family amino acid transporter, translating to MWMSVMQGMGTGGALIVAIGAQNAFVLDRGLRGEHAWHVAWVCALCDALLIGLGVLGLGALISRSELAMQLASYGGAAFLLWQAWLAVQRMRQPDGLKAEVSRRRPARGQVIVATLAVTLLNPQVYLDTLVMLGSIGSLQQDPLGFYLGATFASFCWFFALVGAAGFLAPRLASPRAWQVIDGVIAVIMVVVAVQLLRMELG from the coding sequence ATGTGGATGTCGGTAATGCAGGGTATGGGAACCGGAGGAGCGCTGATTGTGGCAATTGGCGCGCAGAATGCCTTCGTACTCGATCGAGGGCTGCGGGGCGAGCATGCCTGGCACGTGGCCTGGGTTTGCGCACTCTGTGATGCCTTGTTGATCGGGCTGGGCGTGCTGGGGCTTGGAGCGTTGATTTCGCGCAGCGAGCTGGCAATGCAACTGGCCAGCTATGGAGGGGCTGCGTTCCTGTTGTGGCAGGCATGGCTGGCAGTGCAACGTATGCGCCAACCGGATGGGTTGAAGGCGGAGGTTTCTCGGCGGCGTCCTGCACGTGGGCAGGTCATCGTGGCCACGCTGGCGGTCACGCTGCTGAACCCCCAGGTCTATCTGGATACGTTGGTGATGCTGGGATCGATCGGTTCTCTTCAGCAGGATCCGCTGGGCTTCTATCTCGGCGCGACCTTCGCCTCGTTCTGCTGGTTCTTCGCACTGGTCGGCGCCGCGGGGTTTCTCGCGCCGCGCCTGGCAAGTCCACGTGCCTGGCAGGTTATCGATGGTGTGATTGCGGTGATAATGGTGGTTGTCGCGGTTCAGTTGTTGCGGATGGAGCTTGGTTGA
- the hppD gene encoding 4-hydroxyphenylpyruvate dioxygenase, with translation MTAAAPINTHNPIGTNGFEFVEYSAPTAEGIEALRQLFIAMGFTETRRHRSKQVSLFQQEDVNFVLNAEPGSHATEFARVHGPGACAMAWKVADARQALDHAIANGATEVANPVAEGEVGIPAVQGIGGSLLYFVDHKVDGDGRTIYDIDFEPIPGTSAQDNSVGLQILDHLTHNVERGQMDPWANFYTRIANFRENRYFDIEGKKTGLHSRAMTAPCGKMHIPINESADDNSQIAEFIREYNGEGIQHLAMATDDIYATVRALRANGITFLSTPDTYYERVDARVPNHEENVEDLRELSLLVDGGPDQGVLLQIFTETVIGPIFFEIIQRKGNDGFGEGNFKALFESIEEDQIRRGVLKDD, from the coding sequence ATGACCGCGGCTGCCCCCATCAATACTCACAATCCGATTGGTACCAATGGCTTCGAGTTTGTCGAGTACAGTGCGCCGACAGCGGAGGGCATCGAAGCACTGCGCCAGCTGTTCATTGCCATGGGCTTCACCGAGACTCGTCGTCACCGCAGCAAGCAGGTGAGTTTGTTCCAGCAGGAAGATGTCAACTTTGTGCTCAACGCCGAGCCGGGTAGCCATGCGACGGAGTTCGCACGCGTGCACGGTCCTGGCGCCTGTGCGATGGCCTGGAAGGTGGCAGATGCTCGACAGGCACTGGATCATGCCATTGCCAACGGTGCTACTGAGGTGGCGAACCCTGTTGCCGAAGGAGAGGTCGGTATTCCTGCGGTTCAGGGTATCGGTGGTTCCTTGCTGTACTTTGTCGATCACAAGGTCGATGGCGATGGCCGTACCATCTACGATATCGACTTCGAGCCGATTCCGGGCACCAGCGCGCAGGACAACAGTGTCGGCCTGCAGATACTGGATCACCTGACCCACAATGTTGAGCGTGGTCAGATGGATCCATGGGCGAATTTTTATACGCGCATTGCCAACTTCCGCGAGAACCGTTACTTCGACATCGAAGGCAAGAAGACTGGCTTGCATTCCCGCGCCATGACCGCTCCCTGCGGCAAGATGCATATCCCGATCAATGAATCCGCCGATGACAATTCGCAGATCGCTGAATTCATTCGTGAATATAATGGTGAGGGCATCCAGCACCTGGCAATGGCGACGGACGATATCTACGCCACTGTGCGCGCGCTGAGAGCCAATGGCATTACCTTCCTGTCGACTCCGGATACCTATTACGAGCGCGTCGATGCTCGGGTACCCAACCATGAAGAGAACGTAGAGGATCTACGCGAGCTCAGTCTGCTGGTTGACGGCGGGCCTGATCAGGGCGTGCTGCTGCAGATATTTACCGAAACCGTGATTGGCCCGATCTTCTTCGAGATCATTCAGCGCAAGGGCAATGATGGCTTTGGAGAAGGTAACTTCAAGGCATTGTTCGAATCCATCGAGGAAGACCAGATTCGTCGCGGTGTGCTCAAGGACGATTGA
- a CDS encoding sodium-dependent transporter: MTNNDPSRTQWLGRWGFVMAATGSAVGLGNIWKFPYMTGEYGGGAFVLVYLVCILSVGVPVMMSEIAFGRRGRGSPVDAFRRLVKESGRTSLWSALGWMAMLCGFMILCFYVVVAGWSFSYLWKMLSGGLAGTSVDDMAAIFGANNANPWNLGGWSTLVTVLTMVIVGKGVQGGIERSTSWMMPGMVVMLLIMIIYGMFSGGFSAAVNFLFAFNASNLSSEGMLAAMGHAFFTLSLASGAILTYGSYLPRRASIARTTLTVAVADTLVALMAGLAIFPAIFANGMEPNSGPGLIFMSLPLAFQAMPFGQLFGTLFFVMLAMAALTSSISMVEATISWLTDNAGISRRAASWGTGVVLWLISTLAMLSFNVGAEWTLLGMHFFDWLDYLTSRLMMPLGGLGMVVLAGFVLNKHVMRDELAVSPRVYALWLFMVRYVSPLGILVIFINALGVASVNFSTHWPILLAVLVVIMVLGELASPRLRHLCQSGAGTDR; this comes from the coding sequence ATGACGAACAATGATCCTTCCCGTACCCAATGGCTTGGGCGCTGGGGCTTTGTAATGGCTGCGACCGGCTCTGCGGTCGGGCTAGGTAATATCTGGAAATTCCCGTACATGACTGGCGAATACGGAGGCGGTGCCTTCGTGCTGGTCTATCTCGTCTGCATTCTCTCGGTCGGGGTACCGGTGATGATGAGCGAGATTGCCTTCGGTCGTCGCGGTCGGGGCAGCCCTGTCGATGCCTTCAGGCGTCTCGTCAAGGAATCTGGACGTACCTCGCTATGGTCTGCTCTGGGCTGGATGGCGATGCTGTGCGGCTTCATGATCCTGTGCTTCTATGTGGTTGTCGCCGGTTGGTCATTCTCCTATCTGTGGAAGATGCTCTCTGGTGGCCTGGCAGGCACCAGCGTTGATGATATGGCGGCGATCTTTGGTGCCAACAACGCCAACCCCTGGAACCTCGGTGGTTGGAGTACGCTGGTCACCGTGCTGACCATGGTCATCGTTGGCAAGGGCGTGCAAGGCGGGATCGAGCGCAGCACCAGCTGGATGATGCCAGGCATGGTGGTGATGTTGCTGATCATGATCATCTACGGCATGTTCTCGGGTGGTTTCTCCGCTGCGGTGAACTTCCTGTTTGCCTTCAATGCCTCGAATCTGAGTAGCGAAGGGATGCTGGCAGCGATGGGCCATGCATTCTTTACGCTATCGCTGGCATCGGGGGCCATCCTCACCTACGGTAGCTATCTTCCGCGTCGTGCATCCATTGCGCGTACAACCCTTACCGTAGCAGTGGCCGATACGTTAGTGGCGTTGATGGCGGGCCTGGCTATCTTCCCGGCTATCTTTGCCAATGGCATGGAACCCAATAGTGGTCCGGGACTGATTTTCATGAGTCTACCGTTGGCCTTCCAGGCGATGCCATTTGGCCAACTGTTCGGCACATTGTTCTTCGTCATGCTGGCGATGGCCGCGCTGACGTCGTCGATCTCGATGGTGGAAGCCACCATTTCGTGGCTGACCGATAATGCCGGCATCAGCCGCCGTGCGGCATCCTGGGGAACAGGCGTCGTATTGTGGCTGATCAGTACTCTGGCAATGCTGTCTTTCAACGTCGGTGCCGAATGGACCCTGCTGGGTATGCACTTCTTCGATTGGCTGGATTACCTGACCTCGAGGCTGATGATGCCGCTGGGTGGCCTGGGCATGGTGGTGTTGGCCGGGTTTGTGCTCAACAAGCATGTCATGCGTGATGAGCTGGCCGTCTCGCCGCGCGTCTATGCACTGTGGCTGTTCATGGTGCGTTATGTCAGCCCGTTGGGCATTCTGGTGATCTTCATCAATGCTCTGGGCGTCGCGAGTGTCAACTTCTCGACGCATTGGCCGATTCTGCTCGCGGTGCTGGTGGTGATCATGGTGCTGGGGGAGTTGGCTAGTCCGCGCCTGCGTCACCTGTGTCAATCAGGAGCTGGAACGGACCGCTGA
- the cobA gene encoding uroporphyrinogen-III C-methyltransferase has protein sequence MVPHQASLPTSSGFPAGLVCLVGAGPGDPELLTLKAWRRLREADVVLHDRLVSQEILDLVPDHAELLYVGKASANHSVPQEDINQALVDWARQGKRVVRLKGGDPFIFGRGGEELETLAEVGVMVEVVPGITAASGCGAYAGIPLTHRDHAQSVRFITGHLKQGSCDLDWPTLATPGQTLVFYMGLGTIDIIGQRLIQHGLSPQTPAALVEQGTTRRQKVHISTIADLPLLKEQDNIQPPTLIIVGSVVALHKKLAWFDNERAGSSGWMQGKHPSPSE, from the coding sequence ATGGTCCCTCATCAGGCGTCTCTGCCGACTTCTTCTGGCTTTCCCGCTGGTCTGGTGTGCCTGGTCGGTGCTGGCCCCGGCGACCCGGAGTTGCTGACACTCAAGGCCTGGCGCCGTTTGCGTGAGGCCGATGTGGTCTTGCATGACCGCCTGGTCAGTCAGGAAATTCTTGATCTGGTGCCGGATCATGCGGAACTGCTGTATGTCGGCAAGGCGAGTGCCAATCACAGCGTGCCACAAGAGGATATCAACCAGGCGTTGGTCGACTGGGCTCGGCAGGGCAAGCGGGTTGTTCGTCTCAAGGGCGGTGACCCGTTCATTTTTGGCCGCGGCGGTGAGGAACTCGAGACCCTGGCTGAAGTCGGAGTCATGGTTGAAGTGGTTCCCGGGATTACGGCGGCATCAGGTTGTGGTGCCTACGCTGGTATTCCGCTGACCCATCGTGATCATGCTCAATCGGTGCGCTTCATCACCGGACACCTCAAACAGGGGAGTTGTGATCTCGACTGGCCGACCCTCGCAACTCCCGGGCAGACACTGGTTTTCTATATGGGGCTGGGCACGATTGATATCATCGGGCAACGATTGATCCAGCACGGCCTTTCGCCACAAACTCCGGCAGCATTGGTTGAGCAGGGCACCACCAGGCGACAGAAGGTGCATATTTCCACAATTGCTGATTTGCCGCTTCTCAAGGAGCAGGATAATATTCAGCCGCCCACGTTGATAATTGTCGGCAGTGTAGTTGCACTGCACAAGAAACTGGCCTGGTTTGATAATGAGCGCGCAGGGAGCAGTGGGTGGATGCAAGGCAAGCATCCTTCGCCATCCGAGTAG
- a CDS encoding septal ring lytic transglycosylase RlpA family protein — protein sequence MAQASGEEVDVMKIETQDGRASFYADRFQGRTTASGDSFDQRALTAAHRSLPFGTKVLVTREDTGQSVEVEINDRGPFVKGRIIDLSKSAARELGMVSRGTAPVRLTYLP from the coding sequence ATGGCGCAGGCTAGCGGAGAAGAAGTGGATGTGATGAAAATCGAGACCCAGGACGGGCGTGCGTCTTTCTACGCCGACCGCTTCCAGGGGCGCACCACCGCGAGCGGGGATTCCTTCGATCAACGGGCCTTGACTGCAGCGCATCGTAGTCTGCCTTTCGGTACCAAGGTACTGGTCACCCGTGAGGATACCGGTCAGTCGGTGGAAGTCGAGATCAACGACCGCGGGCCCTTCGTCAAGGGGCGTATCATTGATCTGTCCAAGAGTGCCGCCCGAGAGCTGGGCATGGTGAGCCGAGGCACCGCGCCAGTGCGCCTGACCTATCTGCCCTGA
- a CDS encoding ABC transporter substrate-binding protein, with amino-acid sequence MIRCLLALLIWGQSLMVAAVEEFHLEATVEPSSPLVIHAAFDLPYARPLLEDFHRRYPQYDVTYRNLTTLALHERFLASPDEPDVVMSSAMPWQYRLVNDGNAQSIITPNARSWPSWAKWRQELFAFTFEPIVMVVNREAEERFGTINSHADLLNMVSRHSDALRGRIVTYDPVASGAGYTYAIEESRLSPRYWDLIAALGSADTQLVGTTGEMLDGLHDGRFLIGYNLLGSYVRKSVEAAPGLRWVIPDDYALVIQRLAFVPQLAPNPGAARRFIDYLLSLEGQGVLADEGDIAALHPQLNGPGTATALQRRYAEGLRPMPLSPALLATLDDLKRRAMLSRWQREFSGDLIGEPDSP; translated from the coding sequence ATGATACGCTGCCTGTTGGCGCTGTTGATCTGGGGACAGTCGCTGATGGTCGCTGCCGTGGAAGAGTTCCACCTTGAGGCAACCGTCGAGCCTTCGTCTCCGCTGGTCATCCATGCTGCCTTCGACCTGCCCTACGCACGCCCTCTGCTGGAGGATTTCCACCGCCGCTATCCTCAGTACGACGTCACCTATCGCAACCTGACGACTCTAGCGCTCCATGAACGATTCCTTGCCAGTCCAGACGAACCAGATGTTGTGATGTCTTCGGCAATGCCGTGGCAATACCGACTGGTCAATGACGGCAACGCCCAATCCATCATCACCCCAAATGCCAGGAGCTGGCCGAGCTGGGCCAAGTGGCGTCAGGAGCTGTTTGCCTTCACCTTCGAGCCAATCGTCATGGTCGTCAATCGAGAGGCAGAGGAACGCTTTGGGACCATCAACAGCCATGCAGACCTGTTGAACATGGTTTCCCGGCATAGTGATGCCCTACGCGGACGTATCGTGACCTACGATCCCGTCGCCAGCGGTGCGGGCTATACCTATGCCATCGAGGAGTCACGGCTCTCGCCTCGTTACTGGGACCTGATCGCGGCGTTGGGAAGCGCTGATACTCAGCTGGTCGGAACCACTGGAGAAATGCTCGACGGGTTACATGACGGCCGTTTTCTGATCGGATACAACCTGCTGGGGAGCTATGTCCGCAAGAGCGTCGAAGCCGCCCCGGGATTGCGCTGGGTCATTCCCGACGACTATGCGCTGGTCATCCAGCGGCTGGCATTCGTACCACAACTCGCGCCGAATCCTGGCGCGGCACGACGCTTCATCGACTACCTGCTCAGCCTGGAGGGACAAGGAGTCCTTGCCGATGAAGGTGATATCGCCGCCCTGCATCCACAGTTGAACGGGCCGGGCACCGCCACCGCGCTGCAGCGCCGATATGCTGAGGGCCTCAGACCCATGCCTCTGAGCCCAGCACTATTGGCCACTCTCGACGACCTAAAGCGCCGCGCCATGTTGAGTCGCTGGCAACGGGAATTCTCTGGCGATTTGATCGGCGAGCCGGATAGCCCATAA